In Neorhizobium sp. NCHU2750, a single genomic region encodes these proteins:
- a CDS encoding DUF1489 family protein — protein MALHLIKLCVGADSIQDLRDWVSERALTAMAAGLEPHSVHTTRMVPKRVEELLDGGSLYWVIKGQVSARQKLIDLRTFTGADGIQRCELVLGPEVIETASQPKRPFQGWRYLKDEEAPRDLGALGDDVAALPEDLRRELSDLGLL, from the coding sequence ATGGCCTTACATCTCATCAAGCTTTGCGTCGGCGCCGACAGTATTCAGGATCTTCGCGACTGGGTATCGGAGAGGGCGCTGACCGCCATGGCGGCCGGGCTTGAGCCGCACAGCGTCCATACGACACGCATGGTGCCGAAGCGTGTCGAGGAACTGCTCGACGGCGGATCGCTCTACTGGGTGATCAAGGGACAGGTTTCGGCGCGGCAGAAGCTCATCGATCTCAGAACCTTTACCGGCGCAGACGGCATCCAGAGATGCGAACTGGTGCTCGGGCCGGAAGTGATCGAGACCGCCTCGCAACCGAAGCGGCCGTTTCAGGGCTGGCGTTACCTCAAGGATGAAGAGGCACCGCGCGATCTCGGCGCGCTGGGCGACGATGTCGCGGCGCTACCGGAGGATCTGCGCCGCGAACTTTCAGACCTCGGTCTGCTTTAG
- a CDS encoding PAS domain-containing protein, producing the protein MRNTAVQEIFNYWNDLRGSRPTPLRSEIDPVALRRFLPNLFIVSAAEPDDPVFALAGTRICEIFDRELRGCNFNTIWQGEDDERPVAVLNNVLFYERPALLDIHTAADGEDYPHDLLLMPVRSYGQRSDRVLGALLPQQTAIPPLALPIAGLSLESWGFVQPDGTRPTVSSDADVSTSVPVTFFRRLVGARQAQPGR; encoded by the coding sequence ATGCGCAACACGGCAGTTCAAGAGATCTTTAACTATTGGAATGACTTACGGGGCAGCAGGCCGACGCCGCTGCGCTCGGAGATCGATCCCGTCGCGCTGCGCCGTTTTCTGCCAAACCTGTTCATCGTCAGCGCCGCCGAGCCGGACGATCCGGTTTTCGCGCTGGCAGGAACCCGCATATGTGAAATCTTCGACCGCGAACTGCGCGGCTGCAATTTCAACACCATCTGGCAGGGCGAAGACGACGAACGGCCGGTCGCAGTGCTTAACAACGTCCTCTTCTATGAGCGGCCGGCGCTCCTCGACATCCATACCGCAGCCGATGGCGAGGACTACCCTCACGACCTCCTGCTCATGCCCGTCCGCTCCTATGGACAGCGCAGCGACCGGGTTCTGGGCGCCCTCCTGCCGCAGCAGACAGCCATTCCGCCGCTAGCCCTTCCGATTGCCGGTCTTTCGCTGGAAAGCTGGGGCTTCGTCCAGCCCGACGGCACGCGGCCGACGGTCAGCAGCGATGCGGACGTCTCCACCTCTGTACCGGTCACCTTCTTTCGGCGGCTGGTCGGCGCGCGCCAGGCCCAACCCGGACGCTAA
- a CDS encoding DUF599 family protein yields the protein MILADYVALALFAFLWALYSWFTAGSGGRFLPRQSLNKAMAERRQRWIYNALKRELRMIDTQIFAGLQNGTAFFATSSIFALGSCFALLGAADKADAVFSNLPFVPYTGHAAFELKVGGLAFLLGYAFFKFGWAYRLFNYCTILFGALPMTKDAEADPVHARRAADHVVRMNTIAAGHFNAGLRTLFLSIGYLGWFAGPYVFMATTVIIIVALLRRQYFSEARLAIMEDE from the coding sequence ATGATTCTGGCTGATTACGTCGCACTCGCCCTGTTTGCCTTTCTCTGGGCGCTTTACTCCTGGTTTACGGCAGGCTCCGGCGGCCGTTTCCTGCCGCGCCAGAGCCTCAACAAGGCGATGGCCGAGCGCCGGCAGCGCTGGATCTACAACGCGCTGAAGCGCGAGCTGAGGATGATCGACACGCAGATCTTTGCTGGCCTGCAGAACGGCACAGCCTTTTTCGCCACCTCGTCGATCTTCGCGCTTGGCAGCTGTTTTGCCCTGCTCGGTGCCGCCGACAAGGCCGATGCGGTGTTTTCTAATCTGCCTTTCGTCCCCTATACCGGCCATGCCGCCTTCGAGCTGAAGGTGGGCGGTCTCGCCTTCCTGCTCGGCTATGCCTTCTTCAAATTCGGCTGGGCCTACCGGTTGTTCAACTATTGCACCATCCTGTTCGGTGCCCTGCCGATGACCAAGGACGCGGAGGCCGATCCCGTCCATGCGCGCCGCGCCGCCGACCATGTGGTCCGGATGAACACGATCGCCGCCGGTCACTTCAATGCCGGTCTTCGGACACTTTTTCTGTCTATCGGCTATCTCGGTTGGTTTGCCGGGCCCTATGTGTTCATGGCAACGACAGTGATCATCATCGTCGCGCTGCTACGCCGCCAGTATTTTTCCGAGGCGCGGCTCGCCATCATGGAAGACGAGTAA
- a CDS encoding L-serine ammonia-lyase: MFLSVFDVFKIGIGPSSSHTMGPMSAANRFLDLILSDEWPRPAGTHVAALQASLHGSLAFTGIGHGTGRAVILGLMGEAPNTVDPDRMDDIIAEVERTGRVTPPGHPAYAFQPATDLVFDKKQPLPGHANGMSFSALDKDGRLLLKRIYYSIGGGFVVTDTELAAMRATKNAAGSDRVPYPFSTAKQMLDMSHGAGLSIAQMKRANELTRTSEKELDEGIDAIWAAMNGCIDRGLKVDGIMPGGLKVKRRARAIHDRLNEEWRSNRPNPLLANDWLSVYAMAVNEENAGGGRVVTAPTNGAAGVIPATLKYYLHFHEDATEADIRDFLLTAAAIGGIIKHNASISGAEVGCQGEVGSAAAMAAAGLAAVMGGSPEQIENAAEIALEHHLGMTCDPIAGLVQVPCIERNALGAVKAVTAASLAIKGDGTHFVPLDACIETMRQTGNDMSEKYKETSTGGLAVNVVEC, translated from the coding sequence ATGTTTCTTTCCGTCTTCGACGTCTTCAAGATCGGCATCGGGCCATCGAGTTCCCACACGATGGGACCGATGTCCGCCGCCAACCGGTTTCTCGATCTCATCCTGTCGGATGAATGGCCGCGTCCGGCCGGCACGCATGTCGCCGCGCTGCAGGCATCGCTGCACGGATCGCTCGCCTTTACCGGCATCGGCCACGGAACGGGCAGGGCGGTGATCCTCGGCCTGATGGGCGAGGCGCCGAACACAGTCGATCCGGACCGGATGGACGATATCATCGCCGAGGTCGAGCGCACGGGGCGTGTTACGCCGCCCGGCCATCCGGCTTACGCTTTCCAGCCGGCCACCGACCTCGTCTTCGACAAGAAGCAGCCGCTGCCGGGCCATGCCAACGGCATGAGTTTCTCGGCGCTGGACAAGGACGGCCGGCTGCTCCTGAAGCGGATCTATTATTCGATCGGCGGCGGCTTCGTCGTCACCGATACCGAGCTTGCGGCGATGCGGGCGACCAAGAACGCCGCCGGCAGCGACCGGGTGCCCTATCCGTTCTCGACGGCAAAGCAGATGCTCGACATGTCGCATGGCGCCGGGCTTTCGATCGCGCAGATGAAGCGGGCAAACGAGTTGACCCGGACGAGCGAGAAGGAACTCGACGAGGGGATCGATGCGATCTGGGCGGCGATGAACGGCTGTATCGATCGCGGCCTCAAGGTCGACGGGATCATGCCGGGCGGGCTGAAGGTCAAGCGGCGGGCGAGGGCGATCCATGACCGGCTGAACGAGGAGTGGCGCAGCAATCGTCCCAACCCTCTCCTCGCCAATGACTGGCTCTCCGTCTATGCGATGGCGGTCAACGAGGAAAATGCCGGCGGCGGTCGTGTCGTCACCGCGCCGACCAACGGGGCTGCCGGGGTCATTCCCGCAACGCTCAAATATTACCTGCATTTCCATGAGGATGCGACCGAGGCCGATATTCGCGACTTCCTGCTGACGGCGGCGGCGATCGGCGGCATCATCAAGCACAATGCCTCGATTTCCGGCGCCGAAGTCGGCTGTCAGGGGGAGGTCGGGTCGGCTGCGGCGATGGCCGCGGCCGGGCTCGCTGCCGTCATGGGCGGTTCGCCGGAGCAGATCGAGAATGCCGCCGAGATCGCGCTCGAGCATCATCTCGGCATGACCTGCGATCCGATTGCGGGCCTCGTGCAGGTGCCGTGCATCGAGCGCAACGCGCTCGGCGCGGTCAAGGCGGTCACCGCCGCATCGCTGGCGATCAAGGGCGACGGCACGCATTTCGTGCCGCTCGATGCCTGTATCGAGACGATGCGCCAGACCGGCAACGACATGAGCGAGAAGTACAAGGAAACCTCGACCGGCGGGCTTGCCGTCAACGTCGTCGAGTGTTGA
- a CDS encoding D-alanyl-D-alanine carboxypeptidase, producing the protein MFSASFPKAAAKTQGKRLGCLLAIALSLTALAPAAHADPKYAGIVVDAKTGKVLYGEDPDGLRYPASLTKMMTLYLTFEALEAHRFTLDTLVPVSAHAAGQAPTKLGVRPGGKVTVDQAIRAIVTRSANDMATALGEMVAGGSEDRFAQIMTAKARALGMTRTNYRNANGLPNTAAMTTARDQARLGIALRQHFPQYYGYFSIRSFTFGRQVIGNHNRLVGTVAGVDGIKTGYTRAAGSNLATSAQLDGRSIVAVILGGRSSAARDAQMRKLVAEYLPKASRGGTSNLISQAAPAAPAMPVPRTPAVAAVSSEGRQASAFDLPNSGPLPDTRYDRQPKPPMEVAAAYTGESAQSRSASEALAAAAPEPQTRREGAAMKRDLAEENVDDVTTASTRASSRASSSAQAMSGWVIQIGVSPSEKMALDLLQNAQDKGGKVLRSAKPFTVAFNSNGGQIYRARFGGFDDQKTAVDACTVLKRKGVSCWASAQ; encoded by the coding sequence ATGTTCTCCGCGTCCTTCCCCAAGGCCGCAGCGAAGACCCAGGGGAAACGCCTGGGATGTCTCCTTGCAATTGCGTTGTCTCTGACCGCGCTGGCGCCGGCTGCGCACGCTGATCCGAAATACGCGGGCATCGTCGTCGATGCCAAGACCGGCAAGGTTCTTTATGGCGAAGATCCCGACGGCCTGCGTTACCCGGCATCGCTGACCAAAATGATGACTTTGTACCTGACGTTCGAGGCGCTTGAAGCCCATCGCTTCACGCTCGATACTTTGGTTCCCGTTTCCGCCCATGCCGCCGGCCAGGCTCCGACCAAGCTCGGCGTTCGTCCGGGCGGCAAGGTCACCGTCGACCAGGCGATCCGCGCCATCGTCACGCGCTCTGCCAACGACATGGCAACCGCGCTCGGCGAGATGGTGGCCGGCGGATCGGAAGATCGCTTCGCCCAGATCATGACCGCCAAGGCCCGTGCACTCGGCATGACCCGCACCAATTATCGCAACGCCAACGGCCTGCCCAACACTGCGGCAATGACCACGGCCCGCGACCAGGCGCGCCTCGGCATCGCCCTGCGCCAGCACTTCCCGCAATATTACGGTTATTTCAGCATCCGGTCCTTCACCTTCGGCCGACAGGTGATCGGCAACCACAACCGCCTCGTCGGCACGGTTGCGGGCGTCGATGGCATCAAGACGGGCTATACTCGCGCGGCCGGCAGCAACCTTGCAACCTCTGCCCAGCTCGACGGTCGCTCGATCGTCGCTGTCATTCTTGGTGGCCGCTCCAGCGCTGCCCGTGACGCTCAGATGCGCAAGCTCGTTGCCGAATATCTGCCCAAGGCTTCGCGTGGCGGCACCTCGAACCTGATATCCCAGGCCGCGCCCGCCGCACCGGCAATGCCCGTACCGCGCACGCCCGCTGTCGCCGCCGTGTCGTCCGAGGGCCGCCAGGCATCTGCCTTCGACCTGCCGAACAGCGGCCCGCTGCCGGATACCCGTTACGACCGCCAGCCGAAGCCCCCGATGGAAGTCGCCGCCGCCTATACCGGCGAAAGCGCCCAGAGCCGCTCCGCATCCGAGGCTCTGGCCGCTGCTGCACCCGAACCGCAGACTCGCCGCGAAGGCGCCGCGATGAAGCGGGATCTGGCCGAGGAGAATGTCGACGACGTGACGACGGCCTCCACCCGCGCCAGCTCCAGAGCAAGTTCCAGCGCCCAGGCCATGTCCGGCTGGGTCATTCAGATCGGCGTCTCTCCGAGCGAGAAGATGGCCCTCGATCTCCTGCAGAATGCGCAGGATAAAGGCGGCAAGGTATTGCGTTCCGCCAAACCCTTTACGGTCGCCTTCAACAGCAATGGCGGCCAGATCTATCGCGCCCGATTCGGTGGCTTCGACGACCAGAAGACTGCGGTCGATGCCTGCACCGTGTTGAAGCGTAAGGGCGTAAGCTGCTGGGCCTCGGCCCAGTGA
- a CDS encoding CBS domain-containing protein, with amino-acid sequence MSTTVKMMLEAKGRGVQTVEPDRKLLEVASVLHDRKIGAVVVTGLEGRIAGIFTERDLVKTIATHGVAALDKPVQSMMTTGVTRCREDQTVEEVMEMMTAGRFRHVPVETDGKLAGIISIGDVVKARMREVEHEAEQMKAYIAS; translated from the coding sequence ATGTCGACTACCGTGAAGATGATGCTTGAAGCCAAGGGGCGCGGCGTTCAGACCGTCGAGCCCGACCGAAAGCTCCTGGAGGTTGCGTCGGTACTGCATGACAGGAAGATCGGTGCCGTGGTGGTGACCGGGCTGGAGGGGCGGATCGCCGGGATCTTTACCGAGCGCGATCTGGTCAAGACGATCGCCACCCATGGCGTGGCAGCGCTGGATAAGCCGGTGCAATCGATGATGACGACCGGCGTGACGCGCTGTCGCGAAGACCAGACGGTCGAAGAGGTCATGGAGATGATGACCGCCGGCCGTTTCCGCCACGTGCCGGTGGAGACCGACGGCAAGCTTGCCGGGATCATTTCGATCGGTGACGTGGTCAAGGCCCGCATGCGCGAGGTCGAGCACGAGGCCGAGCAGATGAAGGCCTATATCGCCAGCTGA
- a CDS encoding patatin-like phospholipase family protein: MLNWSWNRHDRQAASQESGLARVGEPTPPVAIAPPRKAKLALALGGGAARGWAHIGVLRALDEAGIEVGMIAGTSIGALVGGCYLSGKLDELEAFARSLTMRRIAALLDLTIGGGGLLGGMRLTKRMQEHLEGMTIEDLDRPFVAVATELLTGHEIWISSGSLITGLRASYALPGIFEPVKCNNRTLVDGALVNPVPTSVCRAYEQPLVVAVNLNYDIFGRSAVVKHNASVQTVDEVIREKSDDTKVSVTGTMVQAFNIIQERISRARLAGDPPDLALHPRLSDIGLSEFHRAGEAIERGYEETMAQIAALKRMQEVFAR, encoded by the coding sequence ATGCTGAACTGGAGTTGGAACCGTCACGACCGTCAGGCCGCGTCACAGGAAAGCGGCCTTGCGCGTGTCGGTGAGCCGACGCCACCCGTCGCCATCGCCCCGCCCCGCAAGGCAAAACTCGCGCTTGCGCTGGGTGGCGGCGCCGCCCGCGGCTGGGCCCATATCGGCGTTCTTCGGGCCTTGGACGAAGCCGGCATCGAAGTCGGCATGATCGCCGGCACCTCGATCGGCGCCCTTGTCGGCGGCTGCTATCTTTCCGGCAAGCTCGACGAACTGGAAGCCTTTGCAAGGTCACTGACCATGCGCCGCATCGCAGCGCTTCTCGACCTCACCATCGGCGGCGGCGGCCTGCTCGGCGGCATGCGGCTGACCAAGCGCATGCAGGAACATCTCGAAGGCATGACCATCGAGGATCTCGACCGGCCTTTCGTGGCGGTGGCGACCGAGCTTCTGACCGGTCATGAAATCTGGATATCGAGCGGCTCGCTGATCACCGGCCTTCGCGCATCCTATGCGCTGCCCGGCATTTTTGAACCGGTCAAATGCAACAACCGCACGCTGGTCGATGGTGCGCTGGTCAACCCGGTACCGACCTCCGTCTGCCGCGCCTACGAGCAGCCGCTCGTCGTCGCCGTCAACCTCAACTACGACATTTTCGGCCGCTCGGCGGTCGTCAAGCACAATGCCAGCGTCCAGACCGTCGACGAGGTCATCCGCGAAAAATCGGACGACACCAAGGTCAGCGTCACCGGCACGATGGTGCAGGCCTTCAACATCATCCAGGAGCGGATCTCGCGCGCAAGGCTCGCCGGCGACCCGCCGGATCTGGCGCTGCATCCGCGCCTCAGCGATATCGGCCTGTCGGAATTCCATCGCGCTGGCGAGGCGATCGAGCGCGGCTACGAGGAAACCATGGCGCAGATCGCCGCCTTGAAGCGCATGCAGGAAGTGTTCGCCCGCTGA
- a CDS encoding transglutaminase-like cysteine peptidase, with amino-acid sequence MTAAIAIAAAAPSLAAPAGAMRIIGKASQPIGHYEFCQTYVSECQPLPGGDKGPLSLTEDKWRALLDVNYTVNTTITPMTDMELYGVEERWAYPTTAGDCEDFVLLKRKMLMQKGFDASDLLITVVLQPSGEGHAVLTVRTDRGDYILDNMRNKVLLWTDTEYTYLKRQDAADPGRWVKLQDGRAVAVGSVSQ; translated from the coding sequence ATGACCGCCGCCATCGCCATTGCCGCAGCGGCTCCATCTCTTGCCGCTCCGGCTGGTGCGATGCGGATTATCGGCAAGGCAAGCCAGCCGATCGGCCATTACGAGTTCTGCCAGACCTATGTCAGCGAATGTCAGCCGCTGCCGGGCGGCGACAAAGGCCCACTCTCCTTGACGGAAGACAAGTGGCGCGCACTGCTCGATGTCAATTACACGGTCAACACGACGATCACGCCGATGACCGACATGGAGCTTTACGGCGTCGAGGAGCGCTGGGCCTACCCGACCACCGCCGGAGACTGCGAGGATTTTGTCCTCCTGAAGCGCAAGATGCTGATGCAGAAGGGCTTTGACGCCTCCGACCTGCTGATCACCGTCGTCCTGCAGCCGAGCGGCGAAGGCCACGCGGTGCTGACCGTGCGCACCGATCGCGGCGACTATATCCTCGACAACATGCGCAACAAGGTCCTGCTCTGGACCGACACCGAATACACCTACCTGAAGCGCCAGGATGCGGCTGATCCCGGCCGCTGGGTCAAACTTCAGGACGGCCGCGCCGTCGCTGTCGGCAGCGTCAGCCAATAA
- a CDS encoding PilZ domain-containing protein — MFSFQPAQTQSTQAIAAQRSFQRVTVNVEGRLMLASHEEYPCTVIDMSPGDVSFTCAGQPRVGERVIAYIDHLGRLEGTVLNLSKDGFVMSINATERKREKLAAQLTWIANKHELGLPEDRRHDRLTPRNTLTELTLEDGTIYSCRVMDLSLSGAAVDIDIRPAIGTPVRLGNMRGRVVRHFMEGVAIEFTSVQSREALTAFL, encoded by the coding sequence ATGTTTTCCTTCCAGCCGGCACAGACCCAATCGACGCAAGCGATCGCGGCCCAGCGTTCGTTCCAGCGCGTCACGGTCAACGTCGAAGGACGACTGATGCTGGCCAGCCACGAGGAATATCCCTGCACGGTGATCGACATGTCGCCCGGCGACGTCAGTTTCACCTGCGCTGGTCAGCCGCGCGTCGGCGAACGCGTGATTGCCTATATCGACCACCTCGGCCGCCTCGAAGGCACCGTGCTCAATCTGTCCAAGGACGGATTCGTGATGTCGATCAACGCCACCGAGCGCAAGCGCGAAAAGCTCGCCGCCCAGCTGACCTGGATCGCCAACAAGCATGAACTCGGCCTGCCGGAAGACCGGCGCCATGACCGCCTGACGCCGCGCAACACGTTGACCGAGCTGACGCTTGAGGACGGCACGATCTACTCCTGCCGCGTCATGGACCTTTCGCTCTCCGGCGCCGCTGTCGATATCGACATCCGCCCGGCCATCGGCACGCCGGTCCGCCTCGGCAATATGCGCGGCCGCGTCGTGCGCCACTTCATGGAAGGCGTGGCGATCGAGTTCACCTCGGTCCAGTCGCGCGAAGCCCTCACCGCATTCCTCTAG
- a CDS encoding rhomboid family intramembrane serine protease, producing the protein MDERPDMVPDDGATPENETHLPPRQRERQPAFNMPTILLLTLAFLIVIYVVQEYVLGDDARDAFIVTLAFTPVRYAFPLSDQGLEWLWTPVTYSFLHGSVEHIAFNGLWLAAFGTPVVRRIGAWRYIVFWILSAAAAAFFHAALHWEQETLLIGASGVVSALMGAACRFAFPDGGGYDRTHGHLYPRQSIIGAFSNRTVVMFTAMWFVGNILVAVGLPLIGSDAGEIAWDAHIGGFLFGFLLFGFFDPIRYRSV; encoded by the coding sequence ATGGACGAGCGGCCCGACATGGTCCCAGACGACGGCGCGACGCCCGAAAACGAGACGCATTTGCCTCCGCGCCAGCGTGAACGCCAACCGGCCTTCAATATGCCGACGATCCTGCTGCTCACATTGGCATTTCTGATCGTCATCTATGTGGTGCAGGAATATGTGCTGGGTGACGATGCGCGCGATGCGTTCATTGTCACGCTTGCGTTTACGCCGGTGCGTTATGCCTTTCCGCTCTCCGATCAGGGGCTGGAATGGCTCTGGACGCCGGTTACCTATTCTTTCCTGCATGGCAGCGTCGAACATATCGCCTTCAACGGCCTGTGGCTTGCCGCCTTCGGCACGCCGGTGGTGCGGCGGATCGGTGCCTGGCGTTATATCGTCTTCTGGATCCTTTCGGCTGCCGCGGCAGCGTTTTTTCATGCCGCGCTTCACTGGGAGCAGGAAACATTGCTGATCGGCGCCTCCGGCGTCGTGTCGGCGCTGATGGGAGCCGCCTGCCGGTTCGCCTTTCCCGATGGTGGAGGCTACGACCGCACCCATGGCCATCTGTATCCTCGGCAGTCGATCATCGGCGCCTTTTCAAACCGCACCGTCGTCATGTTCACCGCCATGTGGTTCGTCGGAAACATCCTTGTCGCTGTCGGCCTGCCGCTGATCGGCAGCGATGCGGGTGAGATCGCCTGGGATGCCCATATCGGCGGCTTCCTGTTCGGCTTCCTGCTGTTCGGCTTTTTCGACCCCATTCGCTACCGCAGCGTGTAG